From the Nonlabens marinus S1-08 genome, one window contains:
- the lepA gene encoding translation elongation factor 4, protein MKNIRNFCIIAHIDHGKSTLADRLLDATQTVTKRESKAQLLDNMDLERERGITIKSHAIQMDYTAPDGEKYILNLIDTPGHVDFSYEVSRSIAACEGALLIVDAAQSIQAQTISNLYLALENDLEIIPVLNKVDLPSANVEEVTDDIVDLLGCDPSEVIPASAKTGLGIQDILDAIIERVPAPKGNVDEPLQALVFDSQYNQFRGVETIFRVINGSIKKGQHIKFVATGESYYADEIGTLKLNQVPKNEIKAGDVGYLITGIKEAKEVKVGDTITDHDHPTTNPIGGFEDVKPMVFAGIYPVDTEDYEDLRSSMEKLQLNDASLVFQAESSAALGFGFRCGFLGMLHLEIIQERLEREFDMTVITTVPNVSYHAFTNKNPDEVIIVNNPTDLPEPSTLNRVEEPYIKATIITKSDFVGNVMSLCIEKRGIVTNQTYLTTERVEMTFDMPLAEIVFDFYDRLKTVSKGYASFDYTPIGLRASKLVRVDILLNAQTVDALSALIHFDNAYNIGKKMVEKLKELIPRQQFDIPVQAAIGAKIIARETIKALRKDVTAKCYGGDISRKRKLLEKQKKGKKRMRQVGNVEIPQQAFMAVLKLND, encoded by the coding sequence ATGAAAAACATACGTAACTTTTGTATTATCGCTCATATTGACCACGGTAAAAGCACGCTGGCAGATCGCTTGCTGGATGCGACTCAAACCGTGACTAAACGTGAGTCTAAAGCACAGTTGCTGGATAATATGGACCTGGAACGCGAGCGAGGGATTACCATTAAATCGCACGCCATTCAAATGGATTATACTGCCCCAGATGGTGAGAAATATATTTTGAATCTTATTGATACACCGGGACACGTAGATTTTTCTTACGAAGTTTCTCGTTCTATTGCCGCTTGTGAAGGCGCTCTTTTGATTGTAGATGCTGCACAAAGCATACAGGCACAGACGATTTCAAACTTGTACCTCGCATTAGAAAACGATTTGGAAATAATTCCGGTCTTGAATAAAGTAGACTTACCGTCTGCGAACGTTGAAGAAGTAACAGATGATATCGTTGACCTCTTAGGGTGTGATCCAAGCGAGGTCATACCAGCCAGTGCAAAAACAGGTCTAGGTATTCAGGATATACTAGATGCGATTATTGAGCGAGTTCCAGCACCTAAGGGAAATGTAGACGAGCCTTTACAAGCCCTAGTTTTTGATTCCCAATACAATCAATTTAGAGGTGTTGAAACCATTTTTAGAGTCATCAACGGTTCTATTAAAAAAGGGCAACATATCAAATTTGTTGCGACAGGTGAGAGTTATTATGCTGATGAAATCGGGACTTTGAAACTAAACCAAGTTCCTAAAAACGAAATAAAAGCGGGTGATGTAGGGTACTTGATTACAGGTATTAAAGAAGCTAAAGAGGTAAAAGTAGGGGATACGATCACAGACCATGATCATCCTACTACTAATCCAATTGGTGGTTTTGAAGATGTGAAACCAATGGTTTTTGCAGGAATTTACCCAGTGGATACGGAGGATTATGAAGATTTAAGATCCAGCATGGAGAAGCTTCAATTGAATGATGCATCGCTAGTCTTTCAGGCAGAAAGTAGTGCTGCATTAGGATTTGGTTTCCGTTGTGGATTCTTAGGGATGTTGCACTTAGAAATCATTCAAGAACGTCTGGAGCGTGAGTTTGATATGACGGTAATCACAACGGTACCTAACGTGTCATACCATGCATTTACTAATAAGAATCCAGATGAGGTTATTATAGTAAATAACCCAACAGACCTTCCAGAACCATCCACACTCAATAGAGTAGAGGAGCCTTACATCAAGGCAACCATTATTACAAAATCAGACTTTGTAGGTAACGTAATGTCCTTGTGTATTGAAAAAAGAGGAATAGTTACGAATCAAACCTATTTGACCACAGAGCGGGTGGAGATGACCTTTGATATGCCACTGGCTGAAATCGTTTTTGATTTTTATGACCGCTTGAAAACAGTATCTAAAGGCTATGCTTCTTTTGATTATACACCTATAGGCTTGCGTGCTTCTAAACTAGTGCGTGTAGATATTTTATTAAATGCACAGACGGTAGATGCCTTGAGCGCCCTGATTCACTTTGATAATGCCTACAACATCGGTAAAAAGATGGTGGAGAAACTAAAAGAATTGATACCGCGTCAGCAATTTGATATTCCAGTTCAAGCAGCAATTGGGGCTAAGATCATTGCTCGTGAAACGATCAAGGCCTTACGTAAAGATGTTACCGCAAAATGTTACGGTGGTGATATCTCACGTAAACGTAAATTACTAGAGAAGCAGAAAAAAGGTAAAAAGCGTATGCGACAGGTAGGAAATGTTGAGATACCACAACAAGCGTTTATGGCAGTTCTAAAACTGAACGATTAA
- the dusB gene encoding tRNA dihydrouridine synthase DusB: protein MVKIGDIELPDFPLLLAPMEDVSDPPFRTLCKENGADVVFTEFISSEGLIRDAAKSTMKLDIYETERPVGIQIFGANMESMLQSVEIVERTKPDMIDINFGCPVKKVVSKGAGAGILKDIDLMVQLSAAMVKHTDLPITVKTRLGWDHDSIKIVEVAERLQDVGIKAISIHGRTRAQMYKGDADWKPIAAVKNNPRMHIPVFGNGDVNTPERAVEMRDEYGLDGAMIGRASIGYPWFFREVKHFFNTGEHLDPPTMQERVEVARRHLEMAIAWKGEKLGVFETRRHYTNYFKGIPNFKEHRMKMVTSDDSAAVFAAFEEVLQEFGDYSFA from the coding sequence ATGGTTAAGATAGGAGACATAGAACTTCCCGATTTCCCGCTGTTGCTTGCGCCTATGGAAGATGTGAGTGATCCACCTTTCCGTACGTTGTGTAAGGAAAACGGTGCTGACGTTGTTTTTACTGAATTTATTTCTAGCGAAGGCCTCATACGGGATGCAGCAAAAAGCACCATGAAACTGGATATTTACGAGACGGAGCGTCCTGTGGGTATACAGATTTTTGGGGCTAATATGGAATCCATGCTACAGTCTGTAGAGATTGTAGAACGCACCAAACCGGATATGATCGATATCAACTTTGGTTGCCCGGTGAAGAAAGTAGTTTCTAAAGGTGCTGGTGCTGGAATCTTGAAAGATATTGATCTAATGGTGCAGCTTTCTGCTGCGATGGTCAAGCACACAGACCTTCCTATTACCGTGAAAACCCGTCTAGGCTGGGATCACGATTCTATTAAAATTGTCGAGGTAGCAGAGCGCTTACAAGATGTAGGTATCAAAGCTATAAGTATTCACGGTCGCACCAGAGCCCAGATGTATAAAGGCGATGCCGACTGGAAACCTATTGCTGCCGTAAAAAATAATCCGCGCATGCACATTCCTGTATTTGGAAATGGTGATGTGAATACTCCAGAGCGTGCTGTCGAAATGCGTGATGAGTATGGACTGGATGGCGCCATGATAGGTCGAGCAAGTATAGGTTATCCGTGGTTTTTCAGAGAGGTGAAGCACTTTTTCAACACAGGAGAACATTTAGATCCTCCCACTATGCAAGAGCGAGTTGAAGTGGCTAGACGTCATTTAGAAATGGCTATTGCTTGGAAAGGTGAAAAACTAGGCGTTTTTGAAACTCGCAGACATTATACCAATTACTTTAAAGGCATTCCTAACTTCAAAGAGCACCGCATGAAAATGGTGACCAGTGACGATAGCGCCGCAGTCTTTGCAGCTTTTGAAGAGGTATTGCAAGAGTTTGGGGATTATAGCTTTGCTTGA
- a CDS encoding ABC transporter permease, which produces MNFSFYIARRYLVSKNGKNAINIINILSFIITIVGTAALFIVLSGFSGLKEFSTSFSSYFDPDLQVTAVQGKTLEIPLSRKRALENITGIAAVSEVIEEKAFLSYSEKNDIAFIKGVPDNYDQIIEIDSIIVSGSWLTDNDPQVVVGYGISRDLSISANDYSSFMQIMVPRPGKNAINAMNLSRSFSTLDAIASGLFSVNEDLDNKYIFMRLSAARTLLNYSDSTASALEIKLTDPELENDVRQEIEALFDVDIEIKNKLQLNGALYKMLNSENLAVYLIFTLVLIIALFNVVGSIIMMILDKKKNLKTLLDLGAEVGQLRRIFFFQGSLMTISGGILGLLIGVGFVYGQLTYKWVYIAPEIPYPFAMELLNVIIALSTIVVLGVMASYIGSRRINDRLLSQAKL; this is translated from the coding sequence GTGAACTTTTCATTTTACATAGCGCGACGTTATCTGGTCTCGAAAAATGGTAAGAACGCCATTAACATCATCAACATTCTTAGTTTTATCATTACCATCGTGGGAACGGCGGCGCTTTTTATCGTGCTTTCTGGATTCAGCGGGTTGAAGGAATTTAGTACCAGTTTTAGCAGTTACTTCGATCCAGATTTGCAGGTGACTGCAGTGCAGGGAAAGACGTTGGAAATTCCGCTTTCGCGAAAGCGTGCTCTCGAGAACATTACAGGAATTGCAGCAGTATCAGAGGTCATCGAGGAGAAAGCATTTTTAAGTTATTCCGAAAAAAATGATATCGCTTTTATTAAGGGTGTTCCAGATAATTACGATCAGATTATTGAGATAGATTCGATTATAGTCTCCGGCAGCTGGTTGACTGACAATGACCCACAAGTGGTTGTAGGTTATGGTATCTCTAGAGATCTCTCCATATCAGCTAACGATTACAGTTCGTTTATGCAAATTATGGTACCAAGACCTGGAAAAAATGCGATCAATGCCATGAATTTGAGCCGCTCTTTCAGCACCTTGGATGCGATTGCCTCTGGCTTGTTTTCGGTAAACGAGGATTTAGACAATAAATACATTTTTATGCGATTGAGTGCGGCACGTACACTGCTTAATTATAGCGACAGCACCGCATCTGCATTAGAAATAAAACTTACGGATCCAGAACTGGAGAATGACGTCCGTCAAGAAATTGAAGCTCTTTTTGATGTTGATATTGAGATTAAGAATAAGCTGCAGCTCAATGGGGCACTTTACAAGATGCTGAATTCTGAAAATCTTGCGGTGTATTTGATTTTTACGCTGGTGTTAATTATTGCGCTTTTCAATGTGGTGGGATCCATCATCATGATGATTCTGGATAAGAAGAAAAATTTAAAAACTTTGCTTGATTTAGGAGCTGAGGTAGGCCAACTGCGGCGCATTTTCTTTTTTCAAGGATCGTTAATGACCATTTCAGGTGGGATTCTAGGCCTGCTGATAGGCGTTGGATTTGTTTATGGCCAACTCACCTATAAGTGGGTATATATTGCCCCAGAAATTCCCTATCCTTTTGCCATGGAACTCTTAAATGTAATCATTGCTCTTTCTACTATTGTGGTGTTAGGAGTCATGGCAAGCTATATAGGCAGTCGCCGTATCAATGATAGATTACTTTCTCAGGCGAAGTTGTAG
- a CDS encoding outer membrane beta-barrel protein, translating into MKIITLLLLLFTIGLQAQNSLQGSVVDDADKPVAYATALLFKMPDSTYYKGTTTSENGSFSINGIASGDYTLAISSVGYVPLSRKLTIDKSITLNELQLTTATESLQGVTVTARRPTIEKRPDRLIFNVENSSLSTGNTADILKRTPGVFEMNGSYMVQNSPAVVYINNKRVYITADELNALLTGYSADNVKSVEVITNPSANYDAEGAAVININTSKGISLGYKGSINGSYAIDELAKYQIGTSQFYKNNWVNIYANYNYNPRKDLKVDEAQVGFFNPDGTRESRWFTDFEKVTESDAHNLNTAIDFTLDSNNSISLSGNYSANNNQEENTTVETFILPTGSLNFDGFDTESNLGVDITTGFVNSSYTNLFNEGSGSFSLEGNYIFTDRNKTQDLASRFFDSTGATTRTNSFFTDADQEIDIYVTKMDYENLLGNYIFKAGAKFSGVSSTSSLDFFDTDGGSPQFNAALSDEFLYDENIYAAYVQLDRDWEKWALAIGLRAEQTDVEGDSRSLGQVNTQNYFELFPNIAVTNQVNDDNALTLSYRRSIDRPRYESLNPFSYFINDNNVNTGNPNLRPSFTNRIDLNWTIKNTYSFDLYYINTEGALAILPFQDNQTNFVNSQNVNMNYERQYSFDFSTYKYLNQSIFAQVQTSLYYMENEFRAVQSDTEFQKLDVTGFYANIFSRITLSEDRTFSLDVSASYISNILFGSYELKGRFDSSIGFYKSLWNNRAFMTLDYSDIFLSQNQTLKSRYQNQDNQYLALPETNLIKLGFTYKFGNFRLRNNEVATPEDQERTKAKGVGL; encoded by the coding sequence ATGAAAATTATTACATTACTACTACTCCTGTTTACTATAGGTCTCCAAGCTCAAAATTCCTTGCAAGGAAGCGTTGTGGATGACGCTGATAAACCTGTTGCTTATGCGACTGCATTGCTATTCAAAATGCCAGACAGTACCTATTACAAGGGAACAACCACTAGTGAGAATGGGAGTTTTTCGATAAACGGTATAGCTTCAGGAGATTACACCCTTGCTATAAGTTCTGTTGGATATGTTCCGCTTTCGCGAAAGCTGACCATCGACAAATCCATTACACTAAACGAGCTTCAACTAACCACAGCAACGGAATCGCTCCAAGGCGTAACAGTTACCGCTAGGCGTCCTACCATAGAAAAACGTCCAGACAGACTTATTTTCAACGTGGAGAACAGCTCCTTGAGTACAGGAAATACAGCTGATATTTTAAAAAGAACTCCTGGCGTTTTTGAAATGAACGGGAGTTATATGGTTCAAAATTCGCCTGCTGTAGTTTATATCAACAACAAACGGGTTTATATAACTGCTGACGAACTTAATGCTCTATTAACAGGCTACAGCGCAGATAACGTCAAAAGCGTCGAGGTAATTACAAATCCATCTGCTAACTATGATGCAGAAGGTGCTGCAGTAATCAACATCAACACCAGCAAAGGAATCTCCCTAGGTTACAAAGGTTCTATTAATGGTAGTTATGCCATTGATGAACTAGCTAAATATCAAATAGGAACTTCCCAATTTTATAAAAACAATTGGGTAAATATCTATGCCAACTATAATTACAACCCTCGTAAAGACTTAAAAGTCGATGAAGCCCAAGTTGGATTTTTTAATCCTGATGGCACACGCGAATCACGATGGTTCACAGATTTTGAAAAGGTTACGGAAAGTGATGCACACAATTTGAATACAGCCATAGATTTTACGCTGGATTCTAACAACTCGATCAGTTTGTCTGGGAATTACTCTGCAAACAATAATCAAGAAGAGAATACGACGGTGGAGACCTTTATTTTACCCACCGGCTCGCTGAATTTTGACGGTTTTGATACGGAGTCAAACTTAGGAGTGGATATTACAACTGGTTTTGTAAATTCAAGCTATACTAACTTGTTTAATGAAGGATCTGGTAGCTTTTCACTAGAAGGAAATTACATCTTTACAGATCGTAATAAGACTCAAGATTTAGCCAGTAGATTTTTTGATAGTACTGGAGCCACTACAAGAACCAACAGCTTTTTCACAGATGCGGACCAAGAGATTGATATCTACGTGACCAAAATGGACTACGAGAACCTCTTAGGTAATTACATTTTTAAGGCGGGTGCAAAGTTCTCAGGCGTTTCCTCTACCAGCTCCCTAGACTTTTTTGATACAGATGGAGGATCGCCTCAATTTAATGCTGCATTGTCCGATGAATTTCTCTACGATGAGAATATTTATGCGGCCTATGTACAGCTAGATCGTGATTGGGAAAAATGGGCATTAGCCATAGGTTTGCGTGCAGAACAAACAGATGTAGAAGGCGACAGCCGTTCCTTAGGTCAAGTCAACACTCAAAATTATTTTGAATTATTTCCAAATATTGCAGTTACAAATCAAGTCAATGACGACAACGCCTTGACTTTAAGTTACAGACGATCTATCGACCGACCACGTTATGAGAGTTTGAATCCGTTTTCCTATTTCATCAACGACAATAACGTTAATACTGGAAATCCAAACTTGCGCCCATCGTTCACTAATAGAATTGACTTGAATTGGACTATAAAAAACACCTACTCTTTTGATCTTTATTATATAAATACGGAAGGCGCCTTGGCAATCTTACCTTTTCAGGATAACCAAACCAATTTTGTCAACTCGCAAAATGTAAACATGAATTACGAGAGGCAATACAGCTTTGACTTTTCCACTTATAAATATTTAAATCAAAGCATTTTTGCTCAAGTTCAGACCAGCCTCTATTACATGGAAAACGAATTTAGAGCGGTGCAATCAGATACAGAGTTTCAAAAGCTAGATGTGACCGGGTTCTATGCTAATATTTTCAGCAGAATAACTTTGTCTGAAGACCGTACTTTTAGCTTAGACGTATCAGCCAGTTATATTTCAAATATTCTTTTCGGTTCTTACGAACTTAAAGGCAGGTTTGATTCCAGTATAGGTTTTTATAAAAGTTTATGGAACAATAGAGCATTCATGACACTAGATTATAGCGACATTTTCTTGAGTCAGAATCAGACTTTGAAATCAAGGTATCAAAATCAAGATAACCAATACCTTGCCTTACCAGAAACCAACTTGATCAAGCTAGGCTTTACTTACAAATTCGGAAACTTCCGTTTACGAAATAACGAGGTGGCAACTCCAGAAGATCAAGAACGAACTAAGGCCAAAGGAGTTGGTTTGTAG
- the mce gene encoding methylmalonyl-CoA epimerase: protein MLGKIEHLGIAVKDLDAANQVYEKLLGSAAYKQEAVESEHVTTSFFKAGENKIELLAASNPESAIAKFIEKRGEGIHHVAFAVEDIVAELQRLEEEGFTILNKEPKRGADNKWVAFVHPKGTNGVLVELCQEIKE from the coding sequence ATGCTTGGAAAAATTGAACATCTAGGGATCGCCGTCAAAGACCTTGATGCAGCAAATCAGGTGTATGAAAAGTTGCTAGGTAGCGCTGCCTACAAACAAGAAGCTGTTGAATCTGAACATGTAACCACCAGTTTTTTCAAAGCTGGTGAAAACAAAATAGAACTGCTCGCAGCTTCAAACCCAGAAAGTGCCATCGCAAAATTTATTGAGAAGCGCGGCGAGGGCATTCATCACGTTGCTTTTGCCGTCGAAGACATTGTAGCAGAATTGCAACGTTTGGAGGAAGAAGGCTTTACCATCCTTAATAAAGAACCCAAACGTGGCGCCGATAATAAATGGGTAGCATTTGTACATCCTAAGGGTACAAACGGAGTCTTAGTAGAACTGTGTCAGGAAATTAAAGAATAG
- the rbfA gene encoding 30S ribosome-binding factor RbfA, with product MEESQRQKKIAGILQEDISKVLQDKMRENAVKNLIVSVTRVTVTPDLGYAKVYVSVFPPEKAVSVVKEIVEMTGDIRYDVAAKVRHQFRRMPELQFYNDDSLEYMDQIDKELKGHNNPIDNPDILPRRKKS from the coding sequence ATGGAAGAAAGTCAACGCCAGAAGAAAATTGCCGGAATCCTTCAAGAGGATATTTCAAAGGTATTGCAGGATAAGATGCGAGAGAATGCGGTCAAGAACCTCATTGTTTCTGTCACCCGGGTCACGGTCACGCCAGATTTAGGTTATGCCAAGGTATACGTATCGGTTTTTCCACCTGAGAAAGCGGTTTCTGTAGTTAAGGAAATTGTTGAAATGACTGGCGATATACGTTATGATGTGGCGGCCAAGGTGCGTCACCAGTTCCGTCGCATGCCTGAGCTTCAGTTTTATAATGACGACAGTCTGGAGTACATGGACCAGATCGACAAGGAGCTGAAAGGGCACAACAATCCTATTGACAATCCAGACATATTACCCAGACGTAAGAAGTCCTAA
- a CDS encoding MBL fold metallo-hydrolase, with the protein MKIYPVEAGNFKLDGGAMFGVVPKSLWQRTNPADSNNMIDMAARCLLVESGDRLTLIDTGMGNKQSEKFFGYYYMDHRFDLDSSLKDLGFSKDDITDVFLTHLHFDHCGGAIQKNNSSDVLEPAFAKAKYHSNANHWKWATEPNDREKASFLSENILPIQQSGQLELIPQDSYYRTAQEMDFDILFVDGHTEKMMIPHFKIDGKTFVYMADLLPTAGHVPLPYVMGYDTRPLLTLDEKERFLELAATNGYYLILEHDPHHEIITVKHTDRGVRHDQTYTFKEIFN; encoded by the coding sequence ATGAAAATTTATCCTGTAGAAGCCGGAAATTTTAAATTGGATGGCGGTGCCATGTTTGGCGTGGTGCCTAAGAGCCTTTGGCAACGTACCAACCCTGCTGATTCAAACAACATGATCGATATGGCAGCTCGCTGTCTACTTGTGGAAAGTGGAGATCGCTTGACCCTCATTGATACAGGTATGGGTAACAAGCAGTCAGAAAAATTCTTCGGTTATTATTATATGGATCACAGGTTTGACTTGGACAGTTCCCTGAAAGATCTAGGATTTTCAAAAGATGATATCACTGATGTATTCTTGACCCACCTGCATTTTGACCATTGTGGTGGTGCGATTCAAAAAAATAATTCTAGTGATGTCTTAGAGCCCGCTTTCGCGAAAGCGAAATACCATTCCAATGCTAACCACTGGAAATGGGCTACAGAACCTAACGATAGAGAAAAAGCAAGTTTTTTATCTGAAAACATACTGCCTATTCAGCAAAGTGGACAGCTGGAGTTGATCCCTCAAGATTCTTATTACCGAACGGCTCAAGAGATGGATTTTGATATTTTATTTGTGGATGGTCATACAGAAAAGATGATGATACCGCATTTTAAAATTGATGGGAAAACATTCGTTTATATGGCAGATTTATTGCCTACTGCAGGACACGTGCCTTTGCCTTACGTTATGGGGTATGACACTAGACCTTTACTGACCCTAGATGAGAAGGAACGATTTTTGGAGCTTGCAGCTACTAACGGTTATTATCTAATTTTAGAACACGACCCGCACCATGAAATTATTACCGTGAAACATACAGATCGTGGCGTGCGACACGATCAAACCTATACCTTTAAAGAGATTTTTAATTAA
- a CDS encoding cation:proton antiporter → MLELAGIIILGILAQWTAWRFKIPAILPLILIGLAVGPLATLYTEDATKLIQPRFNGETGLFPGESLFYFVSLAISVILFEGGLTLKRAEILNTGPVIGKLISVAVLITFIGGGIAAHFIFDFSWEVSLLFSALIIVTGPTVITPILRNIPLKKDVSSILKWEGILIDPIGALFAVLVFEFISANAGGEFTMVALKEFGKIVLFGFSFGFSFAHALAFLITKKIIPHYLLNVFTLAAVLGVFVLSEAFAHESGLLAVVVMGMVMGNMKLPNLKELLYFKESLSVLLISILFILLAANINMEDLYLIYTWKTAALFAVVVLVLRPLGVFASTAGSTLKLNEKLFISWVGPRGIVAAGIASLFGTKLANEGVPGAEYITPLVFMIVLGTVLLNATTARLFAKIVGVFLKQSEGIMIVGASKFSRLIAKYLKEQGRSVVLIDTNKSNIRTAKDEGLDAKVADVYSDALLDDIEYNNIGYLLALTGNSQINDYAIDRFGKLYGENGAFRIVHSSEISNPNENPDAGLFSSTDDYVNLMEVARHHGEIHEIELSSKEHFRGLLEITKTDPDIVPLFIRGNKKINLIPSTATEVEVESGNLLVYMGKKIVEQKSGEVTMEESL, encoded by the coding sequence ATGCTAGAATTAGCTGGAATCATCATCCTGGGAATACTCGCGCAATGGACGGCATGGCGCTTTAAAATTCCCGCAATCTTACCTCTTATATTAATAGGTCTTGCTGTCGGGCCACTCGCCACACTTTATACGGAAGACGCTACCAAATTAATACAACCTAGATTCAATGGAGAGACTGGGCTTTTCCCTGGTGAGAGCCTTTTCTATTTTGTGTCGCTGGCTATTAGCGTCATACTTTTTGAAGGTGGTTTAACTCTCAAACGGGCTGAGATTCTTAATACAGGTCCTGTAATTGGAAAATTAATATCTGTTGCAGTATTGATTACTTTTATAGGTGGTGGTATTGCTGCCCATTTCATTTTTGATTTTAGTTGGGAGGTTTCTCTGCTATTTTCAGCTTTGATTATTGTTACTGGACCGACTGTAATCACTCCTATTTTAAGGAACATCCCGCTTAAAAAGGATGTGAGCTCCATATTAAAATGGGAAGGGATTTTGATCGATCCTATTGGAGCCTTATTTGCGGTATTAGTTTTTGAATTTATAAGTGCTAACGCTGGTGGAGAGTTCACCATGGTGGCTTTAAAGGAGTTTGGAAAAATTGTATTGTTCGGTTTCTCTTTCGGTTTTTCTTTTGCACATGCCCTCGCCTTTCTAATTACTAAGAAAATTATACCTCACTATTTATTGAATGTTTTCACCCTTGCTGCGGTATTAGGTGTGTTTGTATTGAGTGAAGCATTTGCACATGAATCCGGGCTTTTAGCAGTGGTAGTAATGGGAATGGTTATGGGTAACATGAAATTGCCTAACCTTAAAGAGTTGCTTTATTTCAAAGAATCACTGAGCGTTTTATTGATCTCCATTTTATTTATTCTGCTTGCCGCAAATATCAATATGGAGGATTTATACCTTATATATACTTGGAAAACAGCGGCTTTGTTTGCAGTGGTTGTTTTGGTCTTAAGACCGCTGGGTGTATTTGCCAGTACCGCTGGTAGCACTTTAAAACTCAATGAAAAATTGTTTATTTCCTGGGTAGGGCCACGTGGTATTGTAGCTGCAGGTATTGCATCCCTTTTTGGCACTAAGCTCGCTAATGAAGGCGTGCCTGGCGCAGAGTACATTACTCCTCTAGTGTTCATGATCGTACTAGGGACCGTATTGCTTAATGCGACTACAGCGCGCTTATTTGCTAAAATTGTAGGTGTGTTCTTGAAACAATCGGAAGGCATCATGATTGTAGGTGCCTCTAAGTTCTCAAGGCTTATTGCTAAGTATTTGAAAGAGCAAGGTCGCAGCGTCGTGTTGATCGATACGAATAAAAGTAATATACGTACAGCCAAAGATGAAGGGCTCGATGCTAAGGTTGCTGATGTTTACAGCGATGCACTTCTAGATGATATTGAATATAACAACATAGGATACCTGCTTGCTTTAACTGGTAATTCACAGATTAATGATTATGCAATTGATCGTTTTGGAAAGCTTTATGGTGAGAATGGTGCTTTTAGAATTGTACACTCTTCAGAAATTAGTAATCCTAATGAAAATCCCGACGCTGGACTTTTCTCATCAACTGATGACTATGTGAATTTGATGGAAGTGGCAAGGCACCATGGTGAAATTCATGAGATTGAATTGAGCTCTAAAGAGCACTTCCGTGGCCTATTAGAAATTACTAAGACCGATCCTGACATTGTCCCGCTTTTTATCAGAGGCAATAAAAAAATCAATCTTATTCCTTCTACAGCCACTGAAGTGGAAGTGGAGTCTGGAAACCTTTTAGTTTATATGGGTAAAAAAATAGTTGAGCAAAAAAGTGGTGAGGTGACTATGGAAGAGTCGCTTTAA